In a genomic window of Tissierella sp. Yu-01:
- a CDS encoding TPM domain-containing protein, translated as MKNLKIKYIGLIIALIILISSPIYAIPKPSYEFYVYDAVNLLDNTTESYIIETNNELYEKTGAQIVIAVINDLESMDINRFAVELFEGWEIGGTQYDNGLLMLIVPDNNEIWIEVGYGLEGILPDGRVKGIIENNIIPYFSQGDFDAGVLSGYEEILNYVESEYNIELQTRSGEYYNRDNQGTTGSRIPNVFIIIGIIIFLFIDFKFFRGWLTFSLFRGLGRGGYRGGGRGGGSRGGGGRSGGGGAGGRW; from the coding sequence ATGAAAAACCTCAAGATTAAGTATATAGGTTTAATTATTGCTTTAATCATTTTGATTTCCTCACCTATATACGCCATACCTAAGCCCAGTTATGAATTTTACGTCTATGATGCTGTAAATTTATTGGATAATACAACGGAAAGTTATATCATAGAAACCAATAATGAGTTATATGAGAAAACAGGGGCTCAAATTGTAATTGCTGTTATCAATGATTTGGAATCTATGGATATCAACAGATTTGCTGTTGAGTTATTTGAAGGATGGGAAATTGGTGGTACCCAATATGATAATGGGTTATTGATGCTAATAGTTCCTGATAATAATGAGATATGGATAGAAGTAGGATATGGCTTAGAAGGGATATTGCCTGATGGTAGAGTAAAAGGGATAATTGAAAATAATATAATACCTTATTTTTCACAAGGAGATTTTGATGCTGGTGTCTTATCAGGTTATGAAGAGATTTTAAACTATGTTGAATCTGAATACAATATAGAACTTCAAACAAGAAGTGGAGAATATTATAATCGAGACAACCAAGGTACAACTGGTAGTAGAATACCAAATGTATTCATTATTATAGGGATAATAATATTTCTCTTTATTGACTTTAAGTTCTTTAGAGGTTGGTTAACATTTAGTTTGTTTAGAGGTCTAGGAAGAGGAGGCTACCGAGGCGGAGGCAGAGGTGGTGGATCAAGAGGAGGCGGAGGCCGCTCAGGTGGCGGTGGTGCCGGAGGAAGATGGTAA
- a CDS encoding PadR family transcriptional regulator, with amino-acid sequence MISSDVIRGYNDTMILYLLLKEPSYGYEISKQIRSLTDEKYIIKETTLYSAFKRMENNGMIEAFAGTQTNGKPRTYYRITDEGRKYYKEKCEEWAITQEVVEKFIVKENDDYEHY; translated from the coding sequence GTGATTAGTAGTGACGTAATTAGAGGTTATAATGATACGATGATTTTGTATCTGTTGCTTAAGGAACCATCTTATGGCTATGAAATTTCTAAACAAATTAGAAGCTTGACAGATGAAAAATATATTATAAAGGAAACAACACTTTATTCAGCATTTAAGAGAATGGAGAATAACGGAATGATTGAAGCATTTGCAGGTACACAAACGAATGGAAAGCCAAGAACCTATTATCGAATAACCGATGAAGGAAGAAAATACTATAAAGAAAAGTGTGAAGAATGGGCAATAACTCAGGAAGTGGTAGAAAAATTTATCGTAAAGGAGAATGATGACTATGAACACTATTAG
- a CDS encoding permease prefix domain 1-containing protein: MNTIRDYLENMFLGLPKTNDVESAKEELRGMMEDKYQELKENGKSENEAIGIVISEFGNLDELADALGIKEVMGQKTEFPLVSYERAMNYIEDSRATSPKTALGVSLCILSPVVLLTLLGLYESKIISVREDLLIAIGIFFVISLVAIAISLFIKDSGRLDAYKDLCTDSFRLDYKTEQMVSKIHKQEEPIYKSTVSISVMLYIFSGLPIIVTPLIIENGGIHILAVVVTLIIIALTTYNIISKGGAIEACRVLLQMEEYTIENKSNTTYKTVSKVYWSVVVAAYLGYSFITNDWSKSWIIWPVAGTLFAAVKAIMVR, translated from the coding sequence ATGAACACTATTAGGGATTATTTGGAGAATATGTTTCTAGGACTGCCTAAAACCAATGATGTTGAAAGTGCAAAAGAAGAACTCCGTGGTATGATGGAGGACAAATACCAAGAATTAAAAGAAAACGGAAAATCAGAAAATGAAGCAATAGGAATTGTAATATCTGAATTTGGTAATCTAGATGAACTGGCAGATGCTTTGGGAATTAAAGAAGTTATGGGTCAAAAAACAGAATTTCCTTTGGTTTCCTATGAAAGAGCAATGAATTATATAGAAGATTCAAGAGCTACATCTCCAAAAACGGCTTTGGGTGTATCTCTATGTATATTGTCACCGGTAGTCCTTTTAACATTACTGGGATTATATGAGAGCAAAATTATAAGTGTTAGAGAAGATTTGCTTATAGCAATTGGTATATTTTTTGTTATTTCCTTGGTGGCTATAGCTATATCATTATTTATAAAAGATAGTGGTAGATTGGACGCTTATAAAGATTTGTGTACTGATTCTTTTAGATTGGATTATAAAACAGAACAAATGGTGAGCAAAATTCACAAACAAGAAGAACCTATTTATAAGTCTACAGTAAGTATTTCTGTTATGTTATATATTTTCAGTGGGTTACCTATTATAGTAACTCCTCTTATAATAGAAAATGGAGGAATTCATATTCTAGCTGTAGTGGTGACTTTAATAATCATAGCATTGACCACATACAACATCATAAGCAAGGGTGGAGCCATTGAAGCATGTAGAGTGCTATTGCAGATGGAAGAATATACAATTGAGAACAAATCAAATACAACTTATAAAACTGTTTCAAAGGTATATTGGTCAGTAGTTGTTGCAGCTTACCTTGGATATAGTTTTATAACAAATGATTGGAGTAAGTCTTGGATTATCTGGCCTGTAGCAGGCACGTTATTTGCAGCTGTAAAAGCAATTATGGTGCGCTAA
- a CDS encoding LysR family transcriptional regulator — MNFLSMEYFVMVARERSFTKAAEQLHITQQTLSAHISSVEKELECQLLIRRVPLELTYAGEVFLRYALGFQQSHQAMKKEFCDITANQKGILRVGVSFTRSRVIMPDLISAFQEKYPNIEITIMESSNDAMHKYLIDGEIDLAVGSFPESLPDVELRDFYQEEIVLLISKELLSGIYEEGFESKIAQGNLSALQECPFVLGNPEDIGGQIGRSMIKHSGFQPIVKAQSDNIETLLSLCVRGIGACFCPINLVQATLPAKQLSKLRMFRFDNYAAYPIRFGYQRNPYQWSIISEFIKIANQIID; from the coding sequence ATGAATTTTTTGAGCATGGAGTATTTTGTAATGGTGGCCAGAGAAAGAAGCTTTACAAAAGCCGCTGAGCAATTGCATATCACACAACAGACACTTAGTGCCCATATTTCCTCTGTTGAGAAAGAGCTTGAATGCCAGCTACTTATACGTCGTGTACCGCTAGAGTTGACCTATGCAGGAGAAGTTTTCCTAAGATATGCTTTGGGATTTCAGCAAAGCCATCAAGCGATGAAGAAGGAATTTTGTGACATCACAGCCAATCAAAAAGGAATTCTTCGTGTCGGTGTTTCATTTACCAGGAGCCGGGTAATTATGCCAGATTTGATTTCGGCGTTTCAGGAGAAATACCCGAATATCGAGATAACCATAATGGAAAGTTCCAATGATGCGATGCACAAGTACTTGATAGACGGTGAAATTGATCTTGCTGTTGGGAGCTTTCCTGAATCACTGCCAGATGTTGAACTACGTGATTTCTATCAGGAGGAAATCGTGCTGTTGATTTCAAAGGAACTATTATCTGGAATTTACGAAGAAGGTTTCGAAAGCAAGATAGCCCAAGGAAACCTATCAGCTCTACAAGAGTGTCCATTTGTTCTCGGAAATCCAGAAGACATTGGAGGGCAAATTGGCAGAAGTATGATAAAACACTCAGGATTCCAGCCCATTGTTAAGGCACAGTCTGACAATATCGAAACTCTTTTGTCGCTGTGTGTTCGCGGTATCGGCGCTTGCTTTTGCCCAATAAACCTTGTGCAAGCGACTCTGCCAGCCAAACAGCTCTCAAAACTAAGGATGTTCCGTTTTGACAATTATGCAGCATATCCAATTCGTTTTGGATATCAAAGAAATCCATATCAATGGAGCATAATATCTGAGTTTATTAAAATTGCTAACCAGATAATTGATTAA
- the guaA gene encoding glutamine-hydrolyzing GMP synthase, giving the protein MQNQYILIIDFGNQHNQLVARSVREHGVYCEVKPYTITIDEIKSLNPVGIIFTGGSNTEITKLGIPILEVETVVENDVLKNFLYNDCGCIGDWSMTRYIEAKITDIRNKVGDGKALCALSGGVDSSVVAALMSKAIGSQLTCVFVDTGLMRKNEGDEVEEAFSKNFNSHFVRVNAQDRFLNRLKGVTDPETKRKIIGEEFIRVFEDEAKKIGKVDFLVQGTIYPDVIESGVGDSTVIKSHHNVGGLPSVVDFKDLIEPLRPLFKDEVRKIGMELELPDYLVWRQPFPGPGLGIRVIGEVTKEKLDILRDADYIFRDEIAKAGLDRDLNQYFAVITNMKSVGVTGDERTYDYTLALRAVKTTDFMTAEWARIPYEILDLASRRIINEVKNINRIVYDITSKPPATIEWE; this is encoded by the coding sequence ATGCAAAACCAATATATTTTGATAATTGATTTTGGGAATCAACATAATCAATTAGTTGCCAGAAGTGTTAGAGAACATGGAGTTTACTGTGAGGTTAAACCATATACTATTACAATTGATGAAATAAAATCCTTAAATCCTGTTGGCATAATCTTTACAGGCGGATCAAATACGGAAATAACTAAACTAGGTATACCTATTCTTGAAGTAGAAACAGTTGTAGAAAATGATGTATTAAAGAACTTCCTGTATAATGATTGTGGCTGCATTGGGGACTGGTCTATGACTAGGTATATTGAAGCTAAAATAACTGATATAAGAAACAAAGTTGGAGATGGCAAAGCACTTTGTGCCCTATCCGGCGGAGTTGATTCATCAGTTGTAGCAGCATTAATGTCTAAGGCAATCGGAAGTCAATTGACCTGTGTTTTTGTAGATACTGGACTTATGAGAAAAAATGAAGGTGATGAAGTAGAAGAAGCATTCTCAAAGAACTTTAATTCTCACTTTGTTAGAGTTAATGCTCAGGACAGATTCCTAAACAGATTAAAGGGAGTAACAGATCCTGAAACTAAGAGAAAAATTATCGGAGAAGAGTTTATTAGAGTATTTGAAGATGAAGCTAAAAAAATTGGAAAAGTTGACTTCTTAGTTCAAGGTACAATATACCCTGATGTTATAGAAAGCGGTGTTGGTGATAGCACAGTAATTAAATCACACCATAATGTAGGCGGACTCCCAAGCGTGGTTGATTTCAAGGATTTGATTGAACCTTTGAGACCATTATTTAAAGATGAAGTTAGAAAAATAGGTATGGAACTAGAATTGCCTGACTATTTAGTATGGCGTCAACCATTCCCAGGACCAGGATTAGGAATTAGAGTAATAGGTGAAGTAACTAAAGAAAAGTTAGATATCCTAAGGGATGCAGACTATATCTTTAGAGACGAGATCGCAAAGGCTGGATTAGACAGAGATTTAAACCAATACTTTGCTGTAATCACAAATATGAAAAGTGTTGGAGTTACAGGAGACGAAAGAACCTATGACTATACATTAGCACTTAGGGCTGTTAAAACAACAGATTTTATGACAGCTGAATGGGCTAGAATCCCATATGAAATTCTTGATTTAGCTTCTAGGAGAATTATAAATGAAGTAAAAAATATAAACCGTATAGTCTATGATATAACAAGTAAACCACCAGCAACTATTGAATGGGAATAA
- a CDS encoding formate--tetrahydrofolate ligase has protein sequence MKTDVQIAQEAKMVPINEVAAKLGIKEDDIVNYGKYKAKISLRAFEDLKDKPDGKLILVTAINPTPAGEGKTTTNIGLSMGLNKIGKTAITAIREPSLGPSFGVKGGAAGGGYAQVVPMEDINLHFTGDFHAITTANNLIAALLDNHIQQGNVLGIDPRRIVWHRVLDMNDRALRNVVVGLGGKPNGMPREDHFDITVASEIMAIFCLASDLEDLKERVSNIIVAYKFDGSPVFVRDLQAQGAVALLMKDAMAPNLVQTLENTPALIHGGPFANIAHGCNSMLATKLSLKLAEYTVTEAGFGADLGAEKFFDIKARFGDLKPNAAVIVATVRALKHHGGAKKEELGTENLDQLARGFENLEKHIENVNKFGVPAIVAINKFPTDTDAELNYVLEKCKELGADAVLSEVWGKGGEGGVELAKKVVEVTESKESNFKPLYDVEESIKAKIEKIAKEVYGADGVDFTGSAAKQIANIEKLGFDKMPICMAKTQYSFSDDPTLLARPKGFRITVREIRISAGAGFLVALTGDVMTMPGLPKVPAANNIDILPSGEIVGLF, from the coding sequence TTGAAAACAGATGTTCAAATTGCACAAGAAGCTAAAATGGTACCAATTAATGAAGTTGCAGCAAAGCTTGGAATCAAGGAAGACGATATCGTAAACTATGGTAAATACAAAGCTAAAATTTCATTAAGAGCTTTTGAGGATTTAAAGGATAAGCCTGATGGGAAATTAATATTAGTTACTGCAATTAACCCAACTCCAGCAGGTGAAGGAAAGACTACTACAAATATTGGTCTTTCAATGGGTTTAAACAAAATTGGAAAGACTGCTATAACTGCAATAAGAGAACCTTCCTTAGGACCAAGTTTTGGTGTTAAGGGTGGAGCAGCTGGTGGTGGATACGCACAAGTAGTACCAATGGAAGATATTAATCTTCACTTCACAGGAGATTTCCACGCAATCACTACTGCAAACAACTTAATAGCTGCTTTGTTAGATAATCATATTCAACAAGGTAATGTTCTAGGTATTGATCCTAGAAGGATTGTATGGCATAGAGTTCTAGATATGAATGATAGAGCTTTAAGAAATGTTGTTGTTGGTCTTGGTGGTAAACCTAATGGTATGCCTAGAGAAGATCATTTTGATATTACTGTTGCTTCTGAAATCATGGCTATATTCTGTTTAGCAAGTGATCTTGAAGATTTGAAAGAAAGAGTTAGTAATATAATCGTTGCATATAAATTTGATGGAAGCCCAGTATTTGTAAGAGATTTACAAGCACAAGGAGCTGTAGCATTGTTAATGAAAGATGCAATGGCGCCTAACTTAGTTCAGACTCTTGAAAATACACCTGCTTTAATTCATGGTGGACCATTTGCTAATATTGCACATGGATGTAATTCTATGTTAGCTACAAAATTATCACTAAAATTAGCTGAATATACTGTTACAGAGGCAGGATTTGGTGCTGACCTTGGTGCTGAGAAGTTCTTCGATATTAAAGCAAGATTTGGTGATTTAAAACCAAATGCTGCTGTTATAGTAGCTACAGTTAGAGCTTTAAAACATCATGGAGGAGCAAAGAAGGAAGAATTAGGAACAGAGAATCTTGATCAATTAGCAAGAGGATTTGAAAATCTAGAAAAGCATATAGAAAATGTTAATAAATTTGGTGTACCTGCTATAGTAGCAATAAACAAGTTCCCTACAGATACAGATGCTGAATTGAACTACGTACTTGAAAAATGTAAAGAGTTAGGTGCTGATGCTGTTCTTTCAGAAGTATGGGGAAAAGGTGGAGAAGGTGGAGTTGAATTAGCTAAGAAGGTTGTAGAAGTAACAGAATCTAAGGAATCTAACTTCAAACCATTATATGATGTAGAAGAATCTATCAAAGCTAAGATAGAAAAAATTGCTAAGGAAGTTTATGGAGCTGATGGTGTAGATTTCACTGGTTCAGCAGCTAAACAAATAGCAAACATTGAAAAATTAGGTTTTGATAAGATGCCAATTTGTATGGCAAAGACTCAATATTCATTCTCTGATGATCCAACTTTATTAGCTAGACCAAAAGGGTTTAGAATTACAGTTAGAGAAATTAGAATATCAGCAGGTGCTGGATTCTTGGTAGCCCTTACAGGTGATGTTATGACAATGCCTGGATTACCAAAAGTTCCTGCGGCTAATAATATTGATATACTTCCAAGTGGAGAAATAGTAGGACTATTCTAA
- a CDS encoding YerC/YecD family TrpR-related protein — protein MTYESRLKSSQSDSLFEAILMLENMEECYRFFEDICTIKEVQAIAQRLEVAKLLKANKTYNEIEAETGASTATISRINRSLNYGADGYKMMFTKLGIIKEE, from the coding sequence ATGACCTACGAATCAAGGTTAAAAAGCTCTCAATCAGATTCATTATTTGAGGCTATACTTATGTTAGAAAATATGGAGGAATGCTATCGATTCTTCGAAGATATTTGCACAATAAAGGAAGTACAAGCTATAGCACAGAGACTTGAGGTGGCAAAATTACTTAAAGCAAATAAGACATATAATGAAATTGAAGCAGAAACAGGTGCTAGTACGGCTACAATTAGTAGAATCAATAGGTCATTGAACTATGGAGCAGATGGTTATAAGATGATGTTTACAAAATTAGGAATAATTAAAGAAGAGTAG
- a CDS encoding glycerophosphodiester phosphodiesterase family protein gives MTIIVLLIIIIYFFTIMPKVLSRKSFEEFDKVYYAHRGLHDNKSNAPENSLMAFRLAVENDYGIELDVRLTKDGLPVVFHDDSLNRACGIDKLVCDMDYKELRNIKLFNSSETIPLFSDILKLINGKVPIIVEFKDTKNIKLLCETIAPILDNYNGVYCIESFNPLIVQWYKKNRPHIIRGQLSTKHLRGGDNKDILLKFMLQNLMLNFISKPDFIAFNYQYRNMPSFNICRKLFNIPTFAYTIDSKCALEDSINRFDYYIFEGFRP, from the coding sequence ATGACAATTATTGTTTTACTAATTATAATTATTTACTTTTTTACAATTATGCCTAAAGTACTATCTCGCAAAAGCTTTGAAGAGTTTGATAAAGTCTACTATGCTCATAGAGGGTTGCATGACAATAAATCAAATGCTCCTGAAAATTCACTGATGGCCTTTAGATTAGCAGTAGAGAACGATTATGGAATAGAATTGGATGTAAGGCTTACTAAAGATGGTCTACCCGTTGTATTTCATGACGATTCTTTAAATAGAGCCTGTGGAATAGATAAGCTGGTCTGTGATATGGATTATAAAGAGTTGAGAAATATAAAACTATTTAATTCATCAGAAACAATTCCGCTTTTTTCAGATATCTTAAAGCTTATTAATGGGAAAGTTCCAATTATAGTTGAATTTAAGGACACCAAAAACATTAAGCTTTTATGTGAAACTATTGCTCCAATCTTAGATAATTATAATGGTGTTTATTGCATTGAATCATTTAATCCATTAATTGTACAATGGTACAAAAAAAATAGACCACATATTATTAGAGGTCAGCTTTCAACAAAACATTTAAGAGGCGGAGATAATAAGGATATCTTATTGAAGTTTATGCTACAAAATTTGATGCTAAATTTTATTTCAAAACCAGATTTTATAGCCTTTAATTATCAGTATAGAAACATGCCTTCATTTAATATATGTCGCAAGCTATTTAACATACCAACCTTTGCATATACTATTGATTCCAAATGTGCTTTAGAGGATAGTATAAATAGGTTTGATTATTATATTTTTGAAGGATTTAGACCTTAA
- a CDS encoding MFS transporter, with protein sequence MKLNYKRTVLIGLAFLSISAFWQLYDNIIPLILQNTFGLGETFTGTIMALDNTLALFLLPLFGAFSDKVSTRMGKRTPFIITGTFIAVVFMMVIPYADQNKNFILFFISLGTVLVAMGLYRSPAVALMPDLTPKPLRSKANAIINLMGAVGGIFTLAMISFLIPKEITPNYSPIFFSVAALMVISIVILVLTISENKISKELKENNTMIEEETEEQKGEKSEMPKEVKKSLIFILASVFLWFTAYNAVTTAFSRYAVKVWNLHGGGFANALMVATGAAILSYIPIGIISSNIGRKKTIIAGIILMSISYFFGFLFIEYSPIINIVFAFTGIGWSAINVNSYPMVVEMSKSSDVGKYTGLYYTFSMSAQILTPILSGFLLENISYRTLFPYSVVFSLASLCTMLLVKHGDSRPPKKNTLENFDIDD encoded by the coding sequence ATGAAGTTGAATTATAAACGTACTGTCCTAATTGGATTAGCATTCTTATCTATTAGCGCATTCTGGCAATTATACGATAATATTATACCTTTGATCCTTCAAAATACCTTTGGACTAGGAGAAACCTTTACTGGCACTATAATGGCCTTAGACAACACCCTAGCACTATTTCTTCTTCCCTTATTTGGTGCTTTTTCGGATAAAGTTAGTACCCGAATGGGTAAACGCACACCATTTATAATAACAGGTACTTTTATAGCTGTAGTATTTATGATGGTTATTCCGTATGCAGACCAGAATAAGAACTTTATACTATTCTTTATATCTTTAGGAACAGTTCTTGTTGCAATGGGACTTTATAGATCTCCAGCAGTAGCATTGATGCCTGATTTAACTCCTAAGCCACTTAGAAGTAAAGCAAATGCCATAATTAATCTTATGGGGGCTGTTGGGGGGATTTTTACTTTAGCTATGATTAGTTTTCTTATTCCAAAGGAAATCACTCCGAATTATTCTCCAATATTCTTCTCAGTGGCTGCTTTAATGGTCATTTCAATAGTAATCTTAGTACTGACCATTAGTGAAAATAAAATCTCCAAGGAATTAAAAGAAAATAATACGATGATAGAAGAAGAAACTGAAGAACAAAAGGGAGAAAAATCTGAAATGCCTAAGGAGGTAAAGAAAAGCTTAATATTTATTCTAGCCTCTGTATTCTTATGGTTTACTGCTTATAATGCAGTTACTACTGCATTTTCAAGATATGCAGTCAAAGTATGGAACCTTCATGGTGGTGGATTTGCAAATGCTTTAATGGTTGCAACAGGAGCAGCTATATTAAGCTATATACCAATTGGGATTATCTCAAGTAATATTGGTAGAAAGAAAACAATAATAGCTGGGATAATATTGATGTCCATTTCCTATTTTTTTGGATTCCTTTTCATTGAATATTCTCCTATTATAAATATAGTCTTTGCATTTACTGGAATTGGATGGTCCGCAATCAATGTAAATTCCTATCCAATGGTTGTAGAAATGAGCAAGAGTTCTGATGTAGGAAAATATACTGGGTTATATTATACATTTTCCATGTCGGCACAAATATTAACGCCAATTTTGTCAGGTTTTCTTTTGGAAAACATATCATATAGGACTTTGTTCCCTTATTCTGTTGTATTTTCACTAGCATCACTTTGTACTATGTTATTAGTTAAACACGGTGATTCCAGACCTCCAAAGAAGAATACATTAGAAAATTTTGATATAGATGATTAA
- a CDS encoding glutamine synthetase has product MNKNLIYVIGKDSHDKDALTQLLSEHNEIKFVSLSGVDLIGHETEEKIPVKIFIEDMDTFLNGIAVQTDGSSVYLPTIATLDNAKIDMKVDLDRNWFVEYNYDNIDEETGLPVGTLIMPCYLYHDGIPVDSRHILLNSTKYFEESILDLLNKNTEILKSYDFTSDDIAEIRVTAATELEFWVMTPNDSRNIEELSTSQELHEQYWAKVRGSVRTAMEQTLEMMGLYGFDPEMGHKEVGGVKSRLEPDGSLTGIMEQLEIDWKYSSTIQTGDNELFVKRIIKEVFRRNGMEVTFLAKPIPGVAGSGEHTHIGVTAKLKSGKLINLFHPIKETYMSVIGFGALMGILKNYEVMNPFITSSNEAFKRLKKGFEAPICIVTSLGKSPKVPSRNRTVLIGLIRDEYNPLATRFELRSPNPHSNTYLCIATMILAMLDGIEYAVRNRKSEEELLAELSKKPGEDSDYLEKDRAYRSEVDVFDDFTDEEREKYFGKVPSTVYENVSAFEEYSNKVEVLIRGNVLSEKLLTSYRVALINKWLTEIEHRILPSLANEILNAKALHDPQTASDLDISNWMKIRDLRIELMKDSFSKKSLFTIIKDAINKDEYETVSDLQKRIYNKMEELRGLYTDYRRNLLDF; this is encoded by the coding sequence ATGAACAAGAACTTAATTTATGTAATAGGTAAAGATAGTCACGACAAAGACGCTTTAACTCAATTGCTAAGTGAGCACAACGAAATAAAATTTGTATCACTATCTGGAGTTGATTTAATAGGCCATGAAACAGAAGAAAAAATACCAGTTAAGATATTTATAGAAGATATGGATACATTTTTAAATGGTATAGCTGTTCAAACAGATGGTTCATCTGTTTATCTTCCAACTATAGCAACTCTTGATAATGCCAAGATAGATATGAAGGTTGACTTAGATAGGAATTGGTTTGTTGAATATAATTACGATAATATTGATGAAGAAACAGGGCTACCAGTAGGTACATTAATAATGCCGTGCTATTTATATCATGATGGTATTCCAGTTGATTCTAGACACATTTTATTGAATTCAACAAAATACTTTGAAGAGAGTATTTTGGATTTGTTGAATAAGAATACCGAGATTTTGAAAAGTTATGATTTTACAAGTGATGATATAGCTGAGATTAGAGTAACAGCTGCAACAGAGCTAGAATTTTGGGTTATGACACCTAATGATAGTAGAAATATTGAAGAGTTAAGTACATCTCAAGAATTACATGAACAATATTGGGCAAAGGTTCGTGGTTCAGTTAGGACAGCCATGGAACAAACCCTTGAGATGATGGGATTATACGGATTTGACCCAGAAATGGGGCATAAGGAAGTGGGCGGTGTTAAATCAAGATTGGAACCCGACGGCTCATTAACCGGTATAATGGAGCAGTTAGAGATTGACTGGAAATATTCAAGCACTATTCAAACTGGAGACAATGAATTATTTGTAAAGCGCATAATAAAAGAAGTGTTTAGGAGAAATGGTATGGAAGTTACTTTTTTGGCAAAGCCCATACCTGGTGTTGCTGGAAGTGGAGAGCATACTCATATAGGTGTTACAGCTAAATTGAAGTCAGGCAAGTTAATAAATCTTTTCCATCCTATTAAGGAAACGTATATGAGTGTAATTGGTTTTGGAGCATTGATGGGAATTTTAAAGAATTATGAAGTAATGAATCCTTTTATAACCTCCTCAAATGAAGCATTTAAAAGACTAAAGAAAGGATTTGAAGCACCTATTTGTATAGTAACTTCCTTAGGTAAAAGTCCAAAGGTTCCCTCAAGGAATAGAACTGTATTGATAGGTTTGATTAGAGATGAATATAATCCATTAGCAACAAGATTTGAGCTTAGGTCTCCAAATCCACATAGTAACACATATCTATGTATAGCAACAATGATATTAGCAATGCTTGATGGAATAGAATATGCTGTAAGGAATAGAAAAAGTGAAGAAGAATTGTTAGCTGAGCTTTCTAAAAAACCAGGTGAGGATTCAGACTATCTGGAAAAAGATAGAGCATATAGAAGTGAAGTCGATGTTTTTGATGACTTTACAGATGAAGAAAGAGAAAAATACTTTGGTAAAGTTCCTTCAACAGTATATGAAAATGTAAGTGCTTTTGAAGAATATAGCAATAAGGTTGAAGTTTTGATTAGAGGTAATGTCTTAAGTGAAAAATTATTAACTAGCTATAGAGTAGCCCTAATTAATAAATGGCTTACCGAAATTGAACATAGGATACTTCCAAGTTTAGCTAATGAAATTTTAAATGCTAAAGCATTACATGATCCACAAACTGCTTCTGATTTAGACATATCAAATTGGATGAAGATAAGAGATTTGCGAATTGAGTTGATGAAGGATAGCTTTAGTAAAAAGAGTTTATTTACAATTATTAAGGATGCTATTAATAAAGATGAATATGAAACTGTATCAGACTTGCAAAAAAGAATTTATAATAAAATGGAAGAGTTGAGAGGACTTTATACAGACTATAGGAGGAACCTTCTAGACTTCTAG